The following proteins are co-located in the Paenibacillus sp. FSL H8-0079 genome:
- a CDS encoding flagellar protein FlgN — MAALDRLIAVLQQMEQSHRDMLALSEVKRQVIVKNDVDELIALLNKESRFMKQQEPLEIERQSAVHELLQERGIKSMLNLNITEISKLIFDPADKLRLLEVQKKLAGTLHELKEINQLNQKLIEQSLMFIDLSMDIFASRPEQDATYQHPADKNGNPGRIGLFDTRA, encoded by the coding sequence ATGGCAGCACTGGACAGATTGATTGCAGTTTTGCAGCAAATGGAACAAAGTCACCGCGATATGCTGGCACTCAGCGAGGTCAAGAGACAGGTCATTGTCAAAAACGATGTGGATGAACTCATTGCCCTCCTCAACAAAGAATCTCGTTTCATGAAACAACAGGAGCCATTGGAGATCGAGCGGCAGAGCGCAGTTCACGAACTGCTACAGGAGCGGGGCATCAAGTCCATGCTGAACCTGAATATCACCGAAATCTCGAAGCTGATTTTTGATCCTGCTGACAAACTGCGATTGCTTGAAGTCCAGAAGAAGCTGGCGGGAACACTGCATGAATTAAAAGAAATCAATCAACTGAACCAAAAGCTGATCGAGCAATCGTTGATGTTTATTGATCTTTCAATGGACATCTTTGCTTCTCGGCCAGAACAGGATGCCACTTATCAGCATCCTGCTGATAAGAACGGTAATCCAGGGCGAATCGGTCTGTTTGACACGCGTGCCTGA
- the flgM gene encoding flagellar biosynthesis anti-sigma factor FlgM encodes MKINEPSRIGAINSYQRNVESNQQADAKKSRRKDEVSISPEAMKMLEEQSRTQDAGRVQRIQELKEQVSSGTYQVDSSKLADKLLPYFKSFDKE; translated from the coding sequence ATGAAAATCAATGAACCGAGTAGAATTGGCGCCATCAATTCATATCAAAGGAACGTTGAATCCAATCAGCAGGCTGATGCCAAGAAGAGCCGCCGTAAGGACGAAGTATCCATTTCTCCGGAGGCGATGAAGATGCTTGAGGAACAAAGTCGTACACAGGATGCAGGACGCGTACAACGGATACAGGAACTGAAAGAACAGGTGAGTTCCGGAACGTATCAGGTAGATAGTAGCAAGCTTGCTGACAAGCTGCTGCCGTATTTTAAGTCTTTTGATAAGGAATAG
- a CDS encoding TIGR03826 family flagellar region protein codes for MNLGNCPRCGKLYALNFRDVCSNCIKEIEQEYQICVDYLRENKGTNIQELSDATEVSIKNITKFIREGRISIENAPNMMYPCEVCGTLIREGHMCDSCRNRLTKDLAGAARDVGQKDNGNIGGRTYNALDKLRD; via the coding sequence ATGAATCTAGGTAACTGTCCTCGCTGTGGTAAATTATATGCGTTGAATTTTCGAGATGTATGCTCGAACTGTATCAAGGAAATAGAGCAGGAATATCAGATCTGTGTAGATTATTTGCGCGAAAACAAGGGTACCAACATACAGGAACTATCTGATGCAACAGAAGTCTCAATTAAAAATATTACCAAGTTCATTCGTGAGGGACGAATTTCCATCGAGAACGCCCCGAATATGATGTATCCTTGTGAAGTATGCGGAACGTTGATTCGCGAAGGTCATATGTGTGACTCTTGCCGTAATCGTTTAACGAAAGACTTGGCAGGAGCAGCTCGCGATGTAGGTCAGAAGGATAACGGTAATATAGGCGGACGAACCTACAATGCTCTCGACAAACTGCGCGATTAA